One Cupriavidus taiwanensis LMG 19424 DNA segment encodes these proteins:
- a CDS encoding iron-containing alcohol dehydrogenase → MRVEDLVYFCAPARLVMGAGCRAQLPALLHRLGYRRGLVVTDTFFTGATPWVDELVAGARAHDVELLVYDGGMPDPTTTLCDAATAAVRERLGGLPVDHVIALGGGSNIDLAKALCLTLPGGRPVRAFLGRIDAGTPILPLIAMPTTAGTGSEATPGAILVDPDNATKVAVMDNRLRPGVALVDPEFTYTCPPRVTADAGIDALTHAIESYLTLDSARFDRGGDPDPGYSGRNALTMLFAHESIRLCGRYLLRSYRDGSDTEARIGMSYASVYAALSYGSAGLNAVHGIAYAVAGLTHLSHGTTNAVMLPYVLDVLADVRREELLAIARLLDIAESDPDIAVARVPGAVRELVAAVGLPTTLQACGVGQGDIDALVRDALGVARLAKAFPVPDVPARYAAIVRNAWAGTLPAEAQTRAHPRRVA, encoded by the coding sequence ATGAGAGTGGAAGATCTCGTATATTTCTGCGCCCCGGCGCGGCTGGTCATGGGCGCCGGATGCCGCGCCCAGTTGCCCGCGCTGCTGCACCGGCTCGGCTATCGCCGGGGCCTGGTGGTGACGGACACGTTCTTCACCGGCGCCACGCCGTGGGTCGACGAACTCGTCGCGGGCGCCCGCGCGCATGACGTTGAGCTGCTGGTCTATGACGGCGGCATGCCCGATCCCACCACCACGCTGTGCGACGCGGCCACGGCGGCGGTGCGCGAACGGCTCGGCGGCCTGCCGGTCGATCATGTCATCGCGCTGGGCGGCGGCAGCAATATCGACCTGGCCAAGGCGCTGTGCCTGACTCTGCCAGGCGGCAGGCCCGTGCGCGCGTTCCTCGGCCGGATCGATGCCGGTACGCCCATCCTGCCGCTGATTGCCATGCCCACCACGGCCGGCACCGGCTCGGAGGCGACGCCCGGCGCGATCCTGGTCGATCCTGATAACGCGACCAAGGTGGCGGTGATGGACAATCGCCTGCGCCCCGGGGTGGCGCTGGTCGATCCCGAATTCACCTACACCTGTCCACCGCGGGTTACCGCCGATGCCGGCATCGATGCACTGACCCATGCGATCGAGTCCTACCTGACATTAGATTCGGCGCGCTTTGACCGCGGCGGCGACCCGGATCCAGGCTACAGCGGCCGCAACGCGCTGACGATGCTGTTCGCACACGAGTCGATCCGACTGTGCGGCCGATACCTGTTGCGCAGCTACCGGGACGGCAGCGACACCGAGGCGCGCATCGGCATGAGCTACGCCAGCGTCTACGCGGCGCTGTCATACGGCAGCGCGGGGCTCAATGCCGTGCATGGCATTGCCTACGCCGTCGCGGGCCTGACGCACCTGTCGCATGGCACCACCAACGCCGTGATGTTGCCGTATGTGCTCGATGTGCTGGCCGACGTGCGCCGCGAGGAACTGCTGGCGATTGCACGCTTGCTGGACATCGCCGAAAGCGATCCCGATATCGCAGTGGCGCGGGTGCCCGGCGCGGTGCGCGAGCTGGTGGCAGCGGTCGGTCTTCCCACCACGCTCCAGGCTTGCGGTGTCGGGCAGGGCGATATCGACGCCCTGGTGCGCGATGCCCTGGGGGTTGCGCGCCTCGCCAAGGCTTTCCCGGTGCCCGATGTTCCCGCGCGCTATGCCGCCATTGTGCGCAATGCGTGGGCGGGCACGCTGCCCGCGGAAGCGCAGACCCGGGCGCACCCGCGTCGCGTGGCGTAG
- a CDS encoding alpha/beta fold hydrolase, producing MASDDVLITGRGPVTVVALHGIQGTRGAWMPLAQQLADRCTFVLPNLPGRGNAMPPADAQACSLDACAEVLHRTLRHYVRGPFVLAGWSMGVSVALAYLAGAHQHSGRPLPAELLLVSGTPQLNAVQWFEPGPPAALLQAIATRERRLALREAADHRTVAWTWESIRHTDQRSALAQVRCRTLVIHGSEDDDCPLAHGEMLANGIADAELLVLPGAGHGVLTQRTSEIARHLRARWPAQSA from the coding sequence GTGGCAAGCGATGACGTATTGATCACGGGGCGCGGGCCGGTGACGGTGGTGGCCCTGCACGGCATCCAGGGCACGCGTGGCGCGTGGATGCCGTTGGCGCAGCAGCTGGCCGACCGGTGCACCTTCGTCCTCCCCAACCTGCCGGGGCGCGGCAACGCGATGCCGCCCGCCGACGCGCAGGCTTGCTCCCTCGATGCCTGCGCCGAAGTGTTGCACCGCACGCTCCGCCACTACGTGCGCGGCCCATTCGTGCTGGCCGGCTGGAGCATGGGCGTGTCCGTGGCGCTGGCTTATCTTGCCGGCGCGCACCAGCACTCGGGACGGCCGTTGCCTGCGGAGCTGTTGCTGGTTTCCGGCACGCCGCAGCTGAACGCGGTGCAATGGTTCGAGCCCGGCCCACCCGCCGCATTGCTGCAGGCCATTGCCACGCGTGAACGACGTCTGGCGCTGCGCGAGGCAGCGGACCATCGCACGGTGGCGTGGACCTGGGAATCGATCCGCCACACCGACCAGCGCAGCGCGCTGGCACAGGTGCGTTGCCGCACGCTGGTGATCCACGGCAGTGAAGACGACGATTGCCCGCTTGCCCACGGCGAGATGCTGGCCAACGGCATTGCCGATGCTGAACTGCTCGTGCTCCCCGGCGCCGGCCATGGCGTGCTGACGCAACGCACGTCAGAGATCGCCCGCCACCTGCGCGCGCGCTGGCCCGCGCAATCGGCATAG
- a CDS encoding GntR family transcriptional regulator, producing the protein MNARTATRPRAAATPEPEESASQRGKLTDLAYEQIEEAIVTLQLAPGSSVSELQLSEMTGIGRTPIREAIQRLAREHLIMVLPQRGLLIAPIDVGRQLRLLETRREVERLICRCAARRATPEQREHFKRLAKEFEQSSRSGDDVAFVRADREFNELCLVAARNEFAEGAMRLMHGLSRRFWYLHYKEAADLPTMSKLHAAVASAIARGEVDGAGAALDALLDNIEAFTRATVLGDYR; encoded by the coding sequence ATGAACGCAAGAACTGCCACCCGCCCACGCGCCGCGGCCACGCCAGAGCCCGAAGAGTCCGCCAGCCAGCGCGGCAAGCTGACCGACCTGGCCTACGAGCAGATCGAGGAGGCCATCGTGACGCTGCAGCTGGCGCCGGGCAGCTCGGTATCCGAGCTGCAGCTGAGCGAAATGACCGGCATCGGGCGTACGCCGATTCGCGAGGCGATCCAGCGGCTGGCGCGCGAGCACCTGATCATGGTGCTGCCGCAGCGCGGCTTGCTGATCGCGCCGATCGACGTCGGCCGGCAGTTGCGCCTGCTCGAGACCCGCCGCGAAGTCGAACGCCTGATCTGCCGCTGCGCCGCCCGCCGGGCGACGCCCGAGCAGCGCGAGCATTTCAAGCGGCTGGCCAAAGAGTTCGAACAGTCGTCACGCAGCGGCGACGATGTCGCCTTCGTCCGCGCCGATAGGGAATTCAACGAACTGTGCCTGGTGGCGGCGCGCAATGAGTTTGCCGAGGGCGCCATGCGTCTGATGCACGGCCTGTCGCGCCGGTTCTGGTACCTGCACTACAAGGAAGCGGCGGACCTGCCCACCATGTCGAAGCTGCACGCCGCCGTGGCCTCGGCGATTGCGCGCGGCGAGGTCGACGGCGCCGGCGCTGCGCTCGACGCACTGCTGGACAATATCGAAGCGTTCACGAGGGCCACGGTGCTGGGGGACTATCGCTAG
- a CDS encoding DUF2795 domain-containing protein, translated as MTTRTKQDHGTRSQAGEQGGKSGGGEDTGMPNPIELQRALKGVDYPASRDQLLDKAREAGADASITEALEGIPDREYEDPAQVSEAVAHKR; from the coding sequence ATGACTACCCGTACGAAGCAAGACCATGGCACAAGATCTCAGGCCGGCGAGCAGGGCGGCAAATCCGGTGGCGGCGAGGATACCGGCATGCCCAACCCGATCGAGCTGCAACGCGCGTTGAAGGGCGTCGACTACCCGGCCAGCCGCGATCAGTTGCTGGACAAGGCGCGTGAGGCGGGCGCCGATGCGTCCATTACCGAGGCATTGGAGGGAATTCCGGACCGCGAATACGAAGACCCGGCGCAAGTGTCCGAGGCGGTGGCGCACAAGCGCTGA
- a CDS encoding DUF2188 domain-containing protein, whose product MTTITVQIRPTEDARWTVEVDGVPQFTTYPSRDLAIAAGVQMAMANDAVLLIHGTCRKKKEPDWRH is encoded by the coding sequence ATGACGACGATTACCGTTCAGATCCGGCCGACGGAAGACGCCCGTTGGACGGTTGAGGTGGACGGCGTCCCGCAGTTCACCACCTACCCGTCACGCGATCTCGCCATCGCGGCGGGCGTGCAGATGGCCATGGCAAACGACGCGGTACTGCTGATCCACGGGACCTGCCGGAAGAAAAAGGAACCGGACTGGCGCCATTGA
- a CDS encoding DUF2188 domain-containing protein: MASKDVHVVAAGDRWAVVADGGHGRETFRTQKEAIAAGWEQARRRQVDLLIHGRDGHVRERNRFGAELAALSG, from the coding sequence ATGGCAAGCAAGGATGTTCACGTTGTCGCGGCAGGTGACCGCTGGGCGGTTGTGGCCGATGGAGGACACGGTCGCGAAACTTTCCGAACGCAGAAAGAGGCAATCGCCGCCGGCTGGGAGCAGGCCAGGCGAAGGCAGGTCGACCTGCTCATCCACGGACGCGACGGTCATGTCCGTGAGCGAAACCGGTTCGGCGCTGAGCTCGCTGCCTTGAGCGGGTGA
- a CDS encoding citryl-CoA lyase translates to MSDIDKASTGTDRAMDPGQRLAQDWWRTEIIDMRPGEIRYRGYPIEQLIGRVSFAQMIWLMLRGELPGRGQGELLDAALMAAVDHGPQAPSIAIARMAATCGVGLNNAMASAVNVLGDVHGGAGEQAVALYEDVAARTDAGIALEEAVAAALQHYRDLHGKFVSGFGHRFHPVDPRAPRLLALVEQAAADGVVNGRYATIALAIERALSAGRSKPIPMNIDGATAVIYAELGFPAPLARGLFCLSRSVGILAHAWEQANQGGRNKGPIPRQFLWTYDGTPQRDVPDVGKP, encoded by the coding sequence ATGAGCGACATCGACAAGGCATCCACCGGCACGGATCGCGCCATGGACCCGGGCCAGCGCCTGGCGCAGGACTGGTGGCGCACGGAAATCATCGACATGCGTCCGGGCGAGATCCGCTACCGCGGCTATCCCATCGAACAGCTGATCGGCCGTGTCTCGTTCGCGCAGATGATCTGGCTGATGCTGCGTGGCGAGCTGCCCGGCCGGGGCCAGGGTGAACTGCTTGACGCGGCGTTGATGGCCGCCGTCGACCACGGTCCGCAGGCGCCCAGCATCGCCATTGCCCGCATGGCGGCGACATGCGGCGTGGGGCTGAACAATGCGATGGCCTCGGCCGTCAACGTGCTGGGCGATGTGCATGGCGGCGCGGGCGAGCAGGCGGTGGCGCTGTATGAAGATGTCGCGGCGCGCACCGACGCCGGCATTGCCCTGGAGGAGGCCGTCGCCGCCGCGCTGCAGCACTATCGCGACCTGCACGGCAAGTTCGTATCGGGCTTCGGTCACCGCTTCCATCCCGTCGATCCGCGCGCTCCGCGCCTGCTCGCACTGGTGGAGCAGGCCGCGGCGGACGGCGTTGTCAACGGTCGCTATGCGACTATCGCGCTGGCGATCGAGCGGGCGCTGTCGGCGGGCCGCAGCAAGCCGATCCCCATGAATATCGATGGCGCCACCGCCGTCATCTATGCGGAACTAGGCTTTCCCGCACCGCTGGCACGTGGGCTGTTTTGCCTGTCGCGGTCGGTCGGCATCCTGGCGCATGCGTGGGAGCAGGCCAACCAGGGCGGGCGCAACAAGGGACCCATCCCGCGCCAGTTCCTGTGGACCTATGACGGCACGCCGCAGCGCGACGTGCCCGACGTCGGCAAGCCTTGA
- a CDS encoding CaiB/BaiF CoA transferase family protein, whose protein sequence is MQKPLRNIRVLDLTNVLAGPFCCHQLAHMGAEVIKVETPGTGDLARQLGADADLNQRLMGVSFLAQNPGKQSITINLKHARGKEVFRKLVRGADVVVENFRPGVMDRLGLGYDTLKQDNPRLIYCAISGFGQDGPLAGLPAYDQIIQGMSGVMSITGDAQTAPYRVGYPVSDTIGGLTAAFAVAASLADHQRTEGYFIDVSMLEATLATMGWVVSNHLIAGRDPVPMGNENMTASPSGTFRTGDGLLNIAANKQEQFEAVCRVVGRPELATDERFARRQARLANRAALTAALEAELARKPATEWWPLLNDAGVPAGPVLSVPDTLSHPQVRDRGMIGAFANAPGVGRDIRVVRTGFKLNREAPAVDTPPPELGQHTREILGQLGYSDADIQQLTEERAV, encoded by the coding sequence ATGCAAAAACCCCTGCGCAATATCCGCGTGCTCGACCTCACCAACGTGCTGGCCGGGCCCTTCTGCTGCCACCAGCTTGCCCATATGGGTGCCGAAGTCATCAAGGTGGAGACCCCGGGCACCGGTGACCTCGCGCGCCAGCTTGGCGCCGATGCCGACCTCAACCAGCGCCTGATGGGGGTGTCGTTCCTGGCGCAGAACCCCGGCAAGCAGTCCATCACCATCAACCTCAAGCATGCGCGCGGCAAGGAGGTGTTCCGCAAGCTGGTGCGCGGCGCCGACGTGGTGGTCGAGAATTTCCGGCCCGGCGTGATGGACCGGCTTGGCCTGGGCTACGACACGCTGAAGCAGGACAACCCGCGCCTGATCTACTGTGCCATCTCCGGGTTTGGCCAGGACGGGCCGCTGGCGGGACTGCCGGCCTATGACCAGATCATCCAGGGCATGTCGGGCGTGATGAGCATTACCGGCGATGCGCAGACCGCGCCGTACCGTGTCGGGTATCCGGTTTCGGACACCATCGGCGGACTGACCGCGGCGTTTGCCGTGGCGGCGTCGCTGGCGGACCACCAGCGCACCGAAGGCTACTTCATCGATGTATCGATGCTTGAGGCCACGCTTGCCACCATGGGCTGGGTGGTATCCAACCACCTGATTGCCGGCCGGGACCCGGTGCCGATGGGCAACGAGAACATGACCGCCAGCCCGTCGGGAACGTTCCGTACCGGCGACGGGCTGCTCAATATCGCCGCCAACAAGCAGGAGCAGTTCGAAGCCGTGTGCCGCGTGGTGGGCCGGCCCGAACTCGCCACCGACGAACGCTTTGCCCGGCGCCAGGCGCGCCTGGCCAACCGCGCCGCGCTAACCGCGGCGCTGGAAGCCGAGCTGGCCCGCAAGCCCGCCACCGAATGGTGGCCGTTGCTGAACGATGCCGGGGTGCCGGCAGGGCCGGTCCTGAGCGTGCCCGACACGCTGTCGCATCCGCAGGTGCGCGACCGCGGCATGATCGGCGCCTTCGCCAATGCACCGGGCGTCGGGCGCGATATCCGGGTGGTGCGCACCGGCTTCAAGCTCAACCGCGAAGCACCGGCAGTCGACACGCCGCCGCCCGAGCTGGGCCAGCATACGCGCGAAATCCTGGGCCAGCTGGGCTACAGCGACGCGGACATCCAGCAACTGACCGAGGAGCGCGCGGTATGA
- a CDS encoding IclR family transcriptional regulator, producing the protein MDENQTSPNRGLPLAVASDASSGVAVLDRAFAILGAFGPDDERLSLTELSRRTNLYKSTVLRLLGALEHGGFIRKLQDGQYAIGPEPLRLAAIFQRSFRVGPVIENLLEQISRELGETASFYVRQGDRRLVLYRVEPARAVRVSIGVGDEFPIDRGASGKVLLAFSEPGDQRWEEVRERLWAVSYGERESETAAASVPVFGATGELAGALTLSGPRQRFSAAPTMFAAIATLLKAAGQATEILGGSRARFDAGIADLRMEQVIASGAVGAQD; encoded by the coding sequence ATGGACGAGAACCAGACATCCCCCAACCGTGGCCTTCCACTTGCCGTGGCATCCGATGCCTCCAGCGGCGTGGCAGTGCTGGACCGCGCTTTTGCCATCCTTGGCGCATTCGGCCCGGACGACGAGCGCCTGAGCCTGACCGAACTGTCGCGTCGCACCAATCTGTACAAGAGCACGGTGCTGCGCCTGCTGGGTGCCCTCGAGCACGGCGGCTTTATCCGCAAACTGCAGGACGGGCAATACGCGATCGGACCGGAGCCCCTGCGGCTGGCCGCGATCTTCCAGCGCTCGTTCCGGGTCGGCCCAGTCATCGAGAATCTGCTGGAACAGATCAGCCGCGAACTCGGCGAGACCGCATCGTTCTACGTCCGGCAGGGAGACCGGCGCCTCGTGCTGTATCGCGTCGAGCCCGCGCGGGCCGTGCGCGTCTCCATCGGTGTCGGCGACGAATTCCCCATCGACCGCGGCGCCTCGGGCAAAGTGCTGCTCGCCTTCAGCGAACCCGGCGACCAGCGCTGGGAGGAGGTGCGTGAGCGCCTGTGGGCGGTGTCCTATGGCGAGCGTGAATCGGAAACCGCTGCAGCGTCCGTGCCGGTGTTCGGCGCCACGGGCGAACTGGCGGGCGCCCTGACGTTATCGGGACCCAGGCAGAGATTCAGCGCCGCGCCCACGATGTTCGCGGCCATCGCGACGCTGCTGAAGGCAGCCGGGCAGGCGACCGAGATCCTGGGCGGCAGCCGCGCCCGCTTCGATGCGGGCATTGCGGATCTTCGTATGGAACAGGTCATCGCCAGCGGTGCCGTTGGCGCGCAGGACTAG
- a CDS encoding M20 aminoacylase family protein: protein MHPLLAALRDSAEPFVAIRRDIHRHPELGFEEHRTSDIVASLLAEWGYEVERGLGTTGVVGRLRCGSGSRSLGIRADMDALPMAEATGLPYASSHPGVMHACGHDGHTAMLLCAARHLALHGNFSGTLNLIFQPAEEGLGGARRMMEAGLFDKYPCDAIFAMHNVPGSAPGRLLLRQGAAQASADNVTITLTGIGGHAAFPHNAADPVVAGASIVMALQTIVARNVDPLQTAVITVGAFQAGTVSNIIPAQAVLRLSVRALDRGVRDQLEQRIRELVCAQAQSYGVAAQIDYERGYPVLVNTPAETAFAGQVALELLGPAHVNCQAPPIAASEDFAFMLDAVPGCYLWIGNGEGGEGGCMVHNPGYDFNDANIPVGAAYWALLCERFLVDQPWPDYSADARTSA from the coding sequence ATGCATCCACTGCTCGCGGCGCTGCGTGACAGCGCCGAACCGTTCGTTGCCATCCGCCGCGACATCCATCGCCATCCGGAACTCGGCTTCGAGGAACACCGAACCAGCGACATCGTGGCCAGCCTGCTCGCCGAATGGGGCTACGAGGTGGAACGCGGGCTCGGCACCACCGGCGTCGTGGGCCGGCTGCGGTGCGGCAGCGGCAGCCGCAGTCTCGGCATCCGCGCCGACATGGACGCGCTGCCGATGGCCGAAGCCACCGGACTGCCCTATGCCAGCTCCCATCCTGGCGTAATGCATGCCTGCGGGCACGACGGGCATACCGCCATGCTGCTTTGCGCGGCCAGGCATCTCGCACTGCATGGCAATTTCAGCGGCACGCTGAACCTGATTTTCCAGCCGGCGGAGGAGGGCCTGGGTGGGGCCAGGCGGATGATGGAAGCGGGGCTATTCGACAAGTACCCTTGCGATGCTATCTTCGCCATGCACAACGTCCCCGGCTCGGCGCCAGGCCGGCTGCTGCTGCGCCAGGGCGCGGCGCAGGCTTCGGCCGACAACGTGACCATCACGCTTACAGGCATCGGCGGCCATGCGGCGTTCCCGCACAACGCGGCCGATCCGGTCGTGGCCGGCGCTTCGATCGTGATGGCCTTGCAGACCATCGTGGCGCGCAATGTCGATCCGCTGCAAACGGCGGTGATCACGGTGGGCGCTTTCCAGGCTGGCACCGTTTCCAACATCATCCCTGCGCAGGCCGTGCTCAGGCTGAGTGTGCGCGCGCTGGATCGCGGCGTGCGCGACCAACTCGAGCAGCGCATCCGCGAGCTGGTCTGCGCGCAGGCGCAAAGCTACGGCGTGGCGGCGCAGATCGACTACGAGCGCGGTTATCCGGTGCTGGTGAACACGCCGGCGGAAACGGCGTTTGCTGGCCAGGTTGCGCTGGAACTGCTGGGGCCCGCTCACGTCAACTGCCAGGCACCACCGATCGCAGCGAGCGAGGACTTCGCCTTCATGCTCGACGCGGTGCCTGGTTGCTACCTGTGGATTGGCAATGGCGAGGGGGGCGAGGGCGGCTGCATGGTGCACAACCCGGGCTATGACTTCAATGACGCCAATATTCCGGTGGGCGCGGCGTACTGGGCGCTGCTATGCGAGCGCTTCCTGGTGGACCAGCCATGGCCGGACTACTCGGCGGACGCCCGGACAAGTGCCTAG
- a CDS encoding Bug family tripartite tricarboxylate transporter substrate binding protein, with protein MTRIRFQNIARRLLRGAVAGLLCVGLAPAHAYPDRPVTLLVPFPAGGLSDVVARNLNAPLGRQFGQPVIVENLGGAGGAIAAQKVLHAPADGHLLLQAGPGELITTPLANAAIKYKSEDFRLVHMVGAVDLAILVRKDLPVKDVDELAAHAAQAARAGKPLTYASVGIGSLYHLLGAHLSQTIGAPMTHVPYKGGAPVIQDLVGGIVDIFISPFGKPDIERMRTGQVRMLAVLSPTRLDAVRSVPSVNESRALRGFNYTTWAGVFVKKDTAEPVVQALHKALAQTLADPAVRASLDAANLPASRPASLAESQKAYQQSIDQYRGIARAIGLQPQ; from the coding sequence ATGACCCGAATCCGATTCCAGAACATTGCCCGCCGGCTGCTGCGTGGCGCGGTGGCCGGCCTGCTGTGCGTGGGCCTGGCGCCGGCCCACGCCTATCCCGACCGGCCGGTCACGCTGCTGGTGCCGTTCCCGGCGGGCGGGCTGTCGGACGTGGTCGCCCGCAACCTCAATGCGCCGCTGGGCCGGCAGTTCGGCCAGCCGGTCATCGTCGAGAACCTGGGCGGCGCCGGCGGCGCGATCGCCGCGCAGAAGGTCCTGCATGCGCCGGCCGACGGGCACCTGCTGCTGCAGGCCGGCCCCGGCGAACTGATCACGACGCCGCTGGCGAATGCCGCCATCAAGTACAAGAGCGAGGACTTCCGGCTGGTACATATGGTCGGCGCGGTCGACCTGGCCATCCTGGTGCGCAAGGACCTGCCGGTGAAGGATGTCGATGAACTCGCGGCCCATGCCGCGCAGGCGGCCCGCGCGGGCAAGCCGCTGACCTATGCCAGCGTCGGCATCGGCTCGCTCTACCACCTGCTAGGGGCGCACCTGTCGCAGACCATCGGCGCGCCGATGACGCACGTGCCCTACAAGGGCGGCGCACCCGTGATCCAGGACCTGGTGGGCGGAATCGTCGATATCTTTATCTCGCCGTTCGGCAAGCCCGACATCGAGCGCATGCGCACCGGCCAGGTCAGGATGCTGGCGGTGCTGTCACCCACGCGGCTCGACGCGGTCAGGTCCGTGCCAAGCGTCAATGAAAGCAGGGCGCTGCGCGGCTTCAACTACACGACCTGGGCCGGCGTCTTCGTGAAGAAGGACACCGCCGAGCCGGTCGTGCAGGCGCTGCACAAGGCGCTGGCGCAGACGCTGGCCGACCCGGCGGTACGTGCCAGCCTGGATGCCGCGAACCTGCCCGCATCCCGTCCGGCATCGCTGGCGGAGAGCCAGAAGGCGTACCAGCAGAGCATCGACCAGTACCGCGGCATTGCGCGTGCCATCGGCCTGCAGCCGCAATGA
- a CDS encoding LysR family transcriptional regulator yields the protein MHLKHLRHLLMVADVESFSRAAQRLHLTQSALSRSIQALEDELGGKLIDRHGRRNVLTPLGELIAERARRMLFEEAELHRSVELFHRHHLGAIRVGLGAGPGAVLMTPFLRHMAMHHPGIQVAVSLGTSDALMIQLRQRTLDAVIVEVTSVAPATDLRHELLAQLQGRFICRAGHPLLLQAAAGETVTFDDVMRYPLASAPLSPEVARGLVKRFGARADPEHCLSLRCENVRSLVEAVLVSDAILFSIVAAVRTEIAEGKLFELATAPAVDDGPRYAFFTLAGRTEAPSMALFRRFVDEHLHD from the coding sequence ATGCACCTCAAACACCTGCGGCACCTGCTCATGGTCGCGGACGTGGAATCGTTCAGCCGCGCCGCGCAACGGCTGCACCTGACCCAGTCGGCGCTGAGCCGCAGCATCCAGGCGCTGGAGGACGAGCTTGGCGGCAAGCTCATCGACCGCCATGGCCGGCGCAATGTACTGACCCCGCTGGGCGAGCTGATCGCAGAGCGGGCCCGGCGCATGCTGTTCGAGGAAGCCGAGCTGCACCGCAGCGTCGAACTGTTCCACCGCCATCACCTCGGCGCCATCCGCGTCGGGCTGGGCGCTGGCCCCGGCGCGGTGCTGATGACGCCGTTCCTGCGCCACATGGCCATGCACCACCCCGGCATACAGGTGGCGGTGTCGCTCGGCACTTCCGACGCGCTGATGATCCAACTGCGCCAGCGCACGCTGGACGCGGTCATCGTGGAGGTCACCAGCGTGGCGCCGGCCACCGACCTGCGCCACGAATTGCTGGCGCAGCTGCAGGGCCGCTTCATCTGCCGCGCGGGCCATCCGCTGCTACTGCAGGCCGCCGCCGGCGAGACCGTGACCTTCGACGATGTCATGCGCTATCCGCTGGCGTCGGCCCCGCTGAGCCCGGAAGTCGCGCGCGGGCTGGTCAAGCGCTTCGGCGCGCGCGCCGATCCCGAGCATTGCCTGAGCCTGCGCTGCGAGAACGTGCGCAGCCTGGTCGAGGCCGTGCTGGTTTCGGACGCGATCCTGTTCAGCATCGTCGCGGCGGTGCGGACGGAAATCGCCGAAGGAAAGCTGTTCGAACTGGCAACCGCGCCCGCGGTCGACGATGGTCCCCGGTATGCGTTCTTTACCCTGGCGGGCCGGACCGAGGCGCCGAGCATGGCGCTGTTCCGGCGCTTCGTGGACGAGCACCTGCACGACTGA
- a CDS encoding tyrosine-protein phosphatase, producing the protein MTSQIASLLSGAAAPTFSHASAASGTVLTGKAMPLENVQNLRDLGGLRSRDGRRVRSGRLFRSGNPGMASTADLQTLRALGLDVVLDFRSPEEKSPDEAGFADAFNWVALPVMEGSMSMKELVPRLQAATRQDMDDFMLQVYRDFPIKHQSAFGAFMKEAEKGQTLLYHCSTGKDRAGFATMLLLSALDVAPGTIRANYLESNHWNQRLIKGLLARLGSLDIAPDVAMPLLEVRAGYLQASLQTIEQEWGSTARFLREALSVDVPRLQAHYLDEAA; encoded by the coding sequence ATGACAAGCCAGATTGCATCACTTCTATCGGGAGCCGCAGCTCCAACGTTTTCGCACGCAAGCGCCGCTTCAGGAACTGTCCTCACGGGCAAGGCAATGCCGCTGGAAAACGTCCAAAACCTGCGTGACCTCGGCGGCCTGCGCAGCCGCGACGGAAGGCGCGTGCGCTCGGGCCGGCTGTTTCGCAGCGGAAATCCGGGGATGGCAAGCACGGCCGACCTCCAAACGCTGCGAGCCCTCGGTCTCGACGTGGTCCTCGATTTCCGTTCCCCCGAAGAAAAGTCGCCCGACGAAGCAGGTTTTGCCGATGCCTTCAATTGGGTTGCGCTGCCGGTAATGGAAGGCAGCATGAGCATGAAGGAATTGGTACCGCGCCTGCAGGCCGCCACGCGGCAGGACATGGACGACTTCATGTTGCAGGTATATCGCGATTTTCCGATCAAGCACCAGTCGGCCTTTGGCGCGTTCATGAAAGAGGCAGAGAAGGGACAAACGTTGCTGTATCACTGCAGCACGGGTAAAGACAGGGCTGGCTTTGCCACCATGCTGTTGCTGTCGGCGCTGGATGTCGCGCCCGGCACGATACGGGCTAACTATCTTGAATCGAACCACTGGAACCAGCGCCTGATTAAAGGCCTACTGGCACGGCTTGGATCGCTCGATATTGCACCGGATGTCGCTATGCCATTGCTGGAAGTCCGCGCAGGCTATCTGCAGGCGTCACTGCAAACCATCGAACAGGAATGGGGCAGCACGGCCCGCTTCCTGCGTGAGGCACTGTCAGTGGACGTGCCGCGGCTTCAGGCGCATTACCTGGACGAAGCTGCATGA